The proteins below come from a single Serratia ficaria genomic window:
- a CDS encoding ATP-binding protein has protein sequence MRIKLSFQIKLFLCLVAFSCLLLTAIGAYTYYQLDAQLHRDLGARAQVQAREIALIPSLAAAVEKNDAGQIAALMKKIRASSDASYIVIGDNRARHLYHSEYDVRLGSPMVGGDNKDVLEGKSIISIRKGGIGVSLRSKAPILDENNQVIGIVSVGYLKSHIDNLNARTLTQIIGSIILLLVALFIFSWLLSKNLKRQMFWLEPKEIALLVRQQKALLEAIYEGVIAVDPQLRIITINHAARELLDLRQPASGLMGREIGEVIQAQPDFFGTAQLGQDTHDEVCRFNHVRVIASRVRIMQEDELQGWVISFRDKNDINTLSSQLSQVKRYADTLRIMRHEQLNWTATLAGLLHMQRYDEAIRYVEAQSEGAQEILDFISQRFGSAALCGLLLGKYSSAREKGVELRFDPACQLRQIPAALNETELMSIVGNLLDNAVDATLRCPAPHQAVELYISDGSNELVIEVADRGTGIAEEIRDTLFEQGITTKDDKSDHGIGLHLVASHVAQAHGSIEVSDNEPHGAIFSLFIPKTL, from the coding sequence ATGCGCATAAAACTCTCATTCCAAATCAAGCTGTTCTTGTGCCTGGTCGCCTTCTCCTGCCTGCTGCTGACCGCGATCGGCGCTTACACTTACTATCAGCTGGATGCCCAGCTGCACCGCGATCTCGGCGCCCGGGCGCAGGTGCAGGCGCGGGAAATCGCCCTGATCCCCTCGCTGGCCGCCGCGGTTGAAAAAAACGATGCCGGCCAGATCGCCGCCCTGATGAAAAAGATCCGCGCCAGCAGCGATGCCAGCTATATCGTCATTGGCGATAATCGCGCCAGACACCTTTATCATTCAGAATACGACGTGCGCCTCGGCTCGCCGATGGTCGGCGGAGATAATAAAGACGTTCTGGAAGGCAAAAGCATTATTTCCATCCGCAAGGGCGGCATCGGCGTTTCATTACGCAGCAAGGCGCCGATCCTGGATGAAAATAATCAGGTTATCGGCATTGTTTCGGTCGGTTATCTGAAATCGCATATTGACAATTTAAACGCCAGAACCCTGACGCAAATTATCGGATCCATTATTCTGTTGCTGGTGGCGCTGTTTATTTTCTCGTGGCTGCTGTCAAAAAACCTCAAGCGCCAGATGTTCTGGCTGGAGCCCAAGGAAATCGCCCTGCTGGTGCGGCAACAAAAGGCCCTGCTCGAAGCCATTTATGAAGGGGTGATCGCCGTCGACCCGCAGCTGCGCATCATCACCATCAACCATGCGGCGCGCGAGCTGCTCGACCTGCGGCAGCCCGCCAGCGGGCTGATGGGCCGAGAGATCGGCGAGGTGATCCAGGCGCAGCCGGACTTCTTCGGCACCGCTCAGCTGGGGCAGGACACCCACGATGAGGTGTGCCGTTTCAATCACGTGCGGGTGATCGCCAGCCGGGTGCGCATCATGCAGGAAGATGAGCTGCAGGGCTGGGTGATCAGCTTCCGCGATAAAAACGACATCAACACCCTGAGCAGCCAGCTCAGTCAGGTGAAACGTTACGCCGATACCCTGCGCATCATGCGCCATGAGCAGCTGAACTGGACCGCGACGCTGGCCGGGCTGCTGCACATGCAGCGCTACGACGAGGCCATTCGCTACGTGGAAGCGCAGTCGGAAGGCGCGCAGGAGATCCTCGATTTCATTTCGCAGCGCTTCGGCTCGGCCGCGCTGTGCGGGCTGCTGCTGGGCAAATATTCCAGCGCCAGGGAAAAAGGCGTAGAGCTGCGCTTCGATCCGGCTTGCCAGCTGCGGCAAATTCCGGCGGCGCTGAACGAAACCGAACTGATGTCGATCGTCGGCAACCTGTTGGACAATGCGGTAGACGCGACGCTGCGTTGCCCGGCGCCGCACCAGGCGGTGGAACTTTATATCAGTGACGGCAGCAACGAGCTGGTGATCGAGGTCGCGGACCGCGGCACCGGCATCGCGGAGGAAATTCGTGATACGCTGTTCGAACAGGGCATCACCACCAAAGACGATAAAAGCGATCACGGCATCGGCCTGCATCTGGTCGCCAGCCACGTGGCGCAAGCGCATGGCAGCATAGAAGTGTCGGACAACGAGCCGCACGGTGCGATATTTTCCCTGTTTATCCCTAAAACCCTATAG
- a CDS encoding response regulator has translation MSHEALDVLIVEDEPQLATLHAEFIEKNFNLRVVAYAATLAEARTKVNAHQPRLILLDNFLPDGQGIALMEEPAVKNPACSVIFITAASDMNTCSQAIRNGAFDYIIKPVSYKRLRNSLERFMQFVQTQRTFKVIDQNSVDALYNLQSKQFSSEPSAKGIETNTLELVQALFVNRPEEAHAVEEVVEQVGVSKTTARRYLEYCVATQFVKVEMLYGNIGHPRRLYRKA, from the coding sequence ATGTCACACGAAGCACTGGACGTTCTGATCGTGGAAGATGAGCCGCAGCTGGCCACGCTGCACGCGGAATTCATCGAGAAAAACTTCAACCTGCGGGTGGTGGCCTACGCCGCCACGCTGGCCGAAGCGCGGACGAAGGTCAACGCGCACCAGCCGCGTCTGATCCTGCTGGACAACTTTCTGCCGGACGGCCAGGGCATTGCGCTGATGGAAGAGCCGGCGGTGAAGAACCCGGCCTGTTCGGTGATCTTCATCACCGCCGCCAGCGACATGAATACCTGCAGCCAGGCGATCCGCAACGGCGCCTTCGACTACATCATCAAACCGGTGTCCTACAAGCGGCTGCGCAATTCGCTCGAGCGTTTCATGCAGTTCGTGCAGACCCAGCGCACCTTCAAGGTCATCGACCAGAACAGCGTCGATGCGCTGTATAACCTGCAGTCCAAGCAGTTCTCCAGCGAGCCGAGCGCCAAGGGTATCGAGACCAATACCCTGGAGCTGGTGCAGGCGCTGTTCGTCAATCGGCCGGAGGAGGCGCACGCGGTGGAGGAGGTGGTCGAACAGGTCGGCGTCAGCAAAACCACCGCCCGCCGTTACCTGGAATACTGCGTGGCGACGCAATTCGTCAAGGTGGAGATGCTGTACGGCAACATCGGCCATCCGCGGCGGCTGTATCGCAAAGCCTGA